The Ruania alba genome window below encodes:
- the gyrA gene encoding DNA gyrase subunit A: MSDDAADPVLTDRIEQVDLQLEMQRSYLDYAMSVIVGRALPSVQDGLKPVHRRILYAMFDGGYRPDSSFSKCSRVVGDVMGQFHPHGDSAIYDAMVRLVQPWAMRYPLVAGQGNFGSAGNDAAAAPRYTECKMAPLALEMVRDIDKNTVDFGDNYDGKTKEPLVLPSRFPNLLVNGSSGIAVGMATNIPPHNLREVADGVHWLLENPEATPEELLAALLQRIKGPDFPTGAQVLGLRGIEDAYRTGRGSITMRAVVEVEELQGRTCLVVTELPYQVNPDNLAAKIADLVRDGRMQGIADIRDETSGRAGQRLVIVLKRDAVAKVVLNNLYKHTQLQDNFGANMLALVDGVPRTLSLDAFIRHWVAHQINVIVRRTEFLLKQAEDRIHILRGLIKALDALDEVIALIRRSPTVDEARTGLRELLDIDEIQANAILEMQLRRLAALERQKILDQFKALEAEIADYKDILGSPPRQRRIVGSELSEIVDKYGDERRSTILPFDGEMSIEDLIPEEDVVVTITRGGYAKRTRTDNYRAQHRGGKGVRGAQLRGDDVVDHFYVTTTHHWLLFFTNLGRVYRAKAYELPEGGRDAKGQHVANLLAFQPGEQIAQVLDLRDYDQAEYLVLATKSGLVKKTRLSEYDSSRTGGVIAINLRENDEGAVDEVVAARLVNSDDDLLLVSHKGQSLRFTATDEALRPMGRATSGVTGMKFRDDDSLLSLDVVREDSDLFVVTEGGFGKRTRVSEYRVQGRGGLGIKVANLVEARGDLVGALITGSDDQVLVIMEKGKIVRTAVSEVNLTGRNTQGVTFAKPDPGDRIIAIARNVEAAVEAEVEEIEADAPGDAPVDGVSSDGGASVTEPGESTGDGNDGVPSGRTGEGQEES, from the coding sequence ATGTCCGACGACGCCGCGGACCCCGTGCTGACCGACCGCATCGAGCAGGTGGACCTGCAGCTGGAGATGCAGCGCTCCTATCTCGACTATGCGATGAGCGTGATCGTGGGCCGCGCGCTGCCCAGCGTCCAGGACGGTCTCAAGCCGGTGCACCGGCGCATCCTGTACGCGATGTTCGACGGCGGATACCGTCCCGACTCCTCGTTCTCCAAGTGCTCACGCGTGGTGGGCGATGTGATGGGTCAGTTCCACCCGCACGGGGACAGCGCCATCTATGACGCCATGGTGCGACTCGTGCAGCCGTGGGCGATGCGGTATCCGCTCGTGGCCGGTCAGGGGAACTTCGGATCCGCCGGGAACGATGCCGCGGCCGCTCCTCGGTACACCGAGTGCAAGATGGCCCCGCTCGCGCTCGAGATGGTGCGCGACATCGACAAGAACACCGTCGATTTCGGTGACAACTATGACGGGAAGACCAAGGAACCCCTCGTCCTGCCGTCCCGGTTCCCGAACCTGCTCGTCAACGGCAGCTCGGGGATCGCCGTCGGGATGGCCACGAACATTCCCCCGCACAATCTGCGGGAGGTCGCCGACGGCGTGCACTGGCTGTTGGAGAACCCGGAGGCAACGCCCGAGGAGCTGCTCGCCGCACTCCTGCAACGCATCAAGGGGCCGGACTTCCCGACCGGAGCCCAGGTGCTCGGCCTGCGTGGCATCGAGGACGCCTACCGCACCGGTCGCGGGTCGATCACGATGCGCGCCGTGGTGGAGGTCGAGGAGCTTCAGGGTCGCACCTGCCTCGTGGTGACCGAGCTGCCGTATCAGGTCAACCCGGACAATCTTGCTGCCAAGATCGCCGATCTGGTGCGCGATGGCCGGATGCAAGGAATCGCGGACATCCGGGACGAGACCTCGGGCCGCGCGGGCCAGCGCCTGGTGATCGTGCTCAAGCGGGACGCCGTGGCGAAGGTGGTGCTGAACAACCTCTACAAGCACACCCAGCTGCAGGACAACTTCGGCGCGAACATGCTCGCGCTGGTGGACGGCGTGCCTCGTACCCTCAGCCTGGATGCGTTCATCCGGCACTGGGTCGCCCACCAGATCAACGTGATCGTGCGGCGGACCGAGTTCCTGCTCAAGCAGGCCGAGGACCGGATCCACATCCTGCGAGGGCTCATCAAGGCACTCGACGCTCTGGACGAGGTGATCGCGCTGATCCGGCGCTCGCCCACGGTCGACGAGGCACGGACGGGTCTGCGCGAGCTGCTCGACATCGACGAGATCCAGGCGAACGCCATCCTGGAGATGCAGCTGCGGCGTCTGGCCGCGCTGGAGCGGCAGAAGATCCTCGACCAGTTCAAGGCGTTGGAAGCCGAGATCGCCGACTACAAGGACATTCTGGGATCCCCTCCGCGGCAACGCCGGATCGTCGGCAGTGAGCTCAGCGAGATCGTGGACAAGTACGGCGACGAGCGCCGCTCCACGATCCTGCCGTTCGACGGGGAGATGTCCATCGAGGACCTCATCCCGGAAGAGGACGTGGTGGTGACCATCACCCGTGGTGGGTACGCCAAGCGCACCCGCACCGACAACTACCGTGCCCAACATCGCGGCGGCAAGGGGGTGCGCGGGGCGCAGCTGCGCGGCGACGACGTGGTGGACCACTTCTACGTGACCACCACGCACCACTGGTTGCTGTTCTTCACCAACCTGGGCCGCGTGTACCGGGCGAAGGCGTACGAGCTGCCCGAGGGCGGCCGCGACGCCAAGGGCCAGCACGTGGCGAACCTGCTGGCGTTCCAGCCTGGTGAGCAGATCGCCCAGGTACTGGACCTGCGCGACTACGACCAGGCCGAGTATCTGGTGCTCGCCACCAAGAGCGGCCTGGTGAAGAAGACCCGGCTGAGCGAGTACGACTCCTCCCGCACCGGCGGCGTGATCGCGATCAACCTGCGCGAGAACGACGAGGGTGCAGTCGACGAGGTCGTGGCGGCCCGGCTGGTGAACTCCGACGATGACCTGCTGCTGGTGTCCCACAAGGGTCAGTCGTTGCGGTTCACGGCCACCGACGAGGCGCTGCGCCCGATGGGGCGGGCCACCTCCGGGGTGACCGGGATGAAGTTCCGTGACGACGATTCGCTCCTCTCCCTCGACGTGGTCCGGGAGGACTCGGACCTGTTCGTGGTGACCGAAGGTGGCTTCGGCAAGCGGACCCGGGTCAGTGAGTACCGCGTGCAGGGACGTGGCGGTCTTGGTATCAAGGTGGCCAACCTGGTCGAGGCACGTGGCGACCTCGTCGGCGCCCTGATCACCGGCTCTGACGATCAGGTGCTGGTCATCATGGAGAAGGGCAAGATCGTGCGCACCGCGGTCTCCGAGGTGAACCTCACCGGTCGGAACACCCAGGGCGTCACCTTCGCCAAGCCGGACCCCGGTGACCGGATTATCGCGATCGCGCGCAATGTGGAGGCGGCGGTCGAGGCTGAGGTCGAGGAGATCGAAGCAGACGCCCCGGGCGATGCACCTGTGGATGGTGTGTCGTCTGATGGTGGAGCTTCGGTGACCGAGCCCGGTGAGAGTACCGGTGACGGGAACGATGGCGTACCGTCAGGTCGAACCGGTGAAGGGCAGGAAGAGAGCTGA
- a CDS encoding DUF3566 domain-containing protein, with translation MSEQTPKTGTPPVRTSTRSFSPTDRPASVPPSTSPDTPTTQQPAQQQPAQQRASSTAPGGAGAGAGNGGGNSGAKPSPGTPVNEKNDTGPRRVRLAVSRVDPWSVMKLAFLLSIAVGIGIVVATAVVWGVLNSMGVFAQMQGLIEEVGAMAQFGELLEYLEFSRVLSVATVIAIVDVVLLTALATLGAFVYNLVAAMVGGLHLTLTDD, from the coding sequence ATGAGCGAGCAGACGCCGAAGACGGGTACTCCGCCTGTCCGCACCTCGACCAGGTCTTTCAGTCCGACGGACCGCCCGGCCTCCGTGCCGCCGTCCACCAGTCCCGATACGCCGACGACTCAGCAGCCCGCACAGCAGCAGCCGGCACAGCAGCGAGCGAGCAGCACGGCTCCCGGCGGAGCAGGTGCGGGTGCAGGGAATGGTGGCGGGAACAGTGGAGCCAAGCCGTCCCCGGGGACGCCGGTGAACGAGAAGAACGACACCGGACCACGGCGGGTGCGCCTGGCAGTCTCCCGGGTCGACCCCTGGTCGGTGATGAAGCTGGCATTCCTGCTCTCGATCGCGGTCGGGATCGGGATCGTGGTGGCCACCGCCGTGGTGTGGGGCGTCCTCAACTCGATGGGCGTGTTCGCCCAGATGCAGGGACTCATCGAAGAGGTGGGCGCGATGGCCCAGTTCGGCGAGCTGCTCGAATACCTCGAGTTCTCCCGGGTGCTCTCGGTGGCGACCGTGATCGCGATCGTGGACGTGGTGCTACTGACTGCGCTCGCCACGCTCGGGGCCTTCGTGTACAACCTGGTGGCGGCCATGGTGGGCGGGCTGCATCTGACCCTCACCGACGACTGA
- a CDS encoding DLW-39 family protein, producing the protein MKKALILLVVAAGGFLAWRKVAEERAVRNAWAEVTDPLD; encoded by the coding sequence GTGAAAAAGGCACTCATTCTCCTGGTCGTGGCCGCCGGTGGATTCCTCGCGTGGCGCAAGGTCGCGGAAGAGCGGGCTGTGCGCAACGCGTGGGCCGAGGTCACCGACCCGCTCGACTGA
- a CDS encoding helix-turn-helix transcriptional regulator: MSTADRVFETARAMVPGIAATFGRSCEVVLHDYRSPERSVIAVAGNVTGRRIGDPMSDIGRRVLAAGDAARTEENYLTRTPDGTVLKSTTIPLRDDDGTLLGALCINVDVTALARVRDAVGDLIGAAEPGATGDPPVTAFTPDLAASTDRIVAQHERAVGLPAKGFDRARRLMAIHDLRDAGVFELRGAPGTVAARLGVSRAGLYNDLRTIREAPDAATAPELVDEDLDSRRTPP; the protein is encoded by the coding sequence GTGAGTACGGCTGATCGAGTCTTCGAGACGGCGCGCGCGATGGTGCCCGGGATCGCCGCCACGTTCGGTCGATCGTGCGAGGTGGTGCTGCACGACTACCGGAGTCCGGAGCGTTCGGTGATCGCCGTCGCCGGCAACGTGACGGGCCGGCGCATCGGCGACCCGATGAGCGACATCGGACGGCGGGTGCTCGCAGCGGGCGACGCCGCGCGCACGGAGGAGAACTACCTCACCCGTACTCCGGACGGCACGGTGCTGAAGAGCACCACCATCCCCCTGCGTGACGACGACGGAACGCTCCTCGGTGCCCTGTGCATCAACGTGGACGTGACAGCACTCGCGCGGGTGAGGGACGCCGTCGGCGATCTGATCGGGGCGGCCGAGCCGGGTGCAACCGGTGACCCCCCGGTGACGGCGTTCACCCCCGACCTCGCCGCGAGCACCGACAGGATCGTCGCGCAGCACGAGCGGGCAGTAGGTCTGCCGGCGAAGGGATTCGACCGGGCACGGCGGCTGATGGCGATCCACGACCTTCGAGACGCCGGCGTGTTCGAGTTGCGTGGCGCTCCGGGTACGGTCGCGGCCCGATTGGGGGTCTCGCGTGCCGGGCTCTACAACGACCTGCGCACCATCAGGGAGGCGCCGGATGCTGCGACGGCACCAGAGCTCGTCGATGAGGACCTGGACTCACGGAGGACACCACCATGA
- a CDS encoding alanine racemase: protein MTTLQAPDTPFLALDVDRVDANIARLRQHLDLLGTPLRLHVKTAKSVDVAARAFGGGTGPITVSTLAEAEYFADAGWTDILYAVGLDPHKLPRAQALVERGVDLTMLLDSITQADALVQHCRTHGVTIPALIEIDCDGHRGGIRPDSADLIPIGRRLADAGCLRGVLDHAGESYFATTADDQRAAAGVERVTVLDAADRLRQADFACPVVSVGSTPTAHATAELTGVTEVRAGNFVFFDLVMAGIGVCRVADLALSVVVTVIGHHGNEGIFTDGGWMATSRDRGTAQQAVDQGYGLVADIDGVLIPDLLMVGASQEHGVLSIRPGSSRRLPHLPIGTRLRILPNHACATAAQHSRYLVHHGGSTDVVSQWPRHNGW from the coding sequence ATGACGACCCTGCAGGCCCCGGACACGCCCTTCCTCGCGCTCGACGTCGACCGGGTGGATGCGAACATCGCGCGACTACGCCAGCACCTCGACCTGCTTGGCACTCCGCTGCGCCTGCACGTGAAGACGGCGAAGTCGGTGGACGTCGCGGCCAGGGCGTTCGGTGGCGGCACCGGTCCGATCACCGTCTCGACCCTCGCGGAGGCGGAGTACTTCGCCGATGCCGGCTGGACCGACATCCTGTATGCGGTGGGTCTGGACCCGCACAAGCTGCCGCGGGCACAGGCACTTGTTGAGCGCGGCGTGGATCTCACCATGTTGCTGGACAGCATCACCCAGGCGGACGCACTCGTGCAGCACTGCCGTACTCATGGGGTCACGATTCCTGCACTGATCGAGATCGACTGCGACGGGCACCGTGGCGGGATCCGCCCGGACAGTGCTGACCTGATCCCGATCGGACGACGGCTCGCTGATGCCGGCTGCCTCCGTGGCGTGCTCGATCACGCCGGCGAATCCTACTTCGCCACCACAGCGGATGATCAGCGGGCCGCGGCCGGCGTGGAGCGGGTCACGGTCCTCGACGCCGCCGACCGGTTGCGTCAGGCGGACTTCGCGTGCCCGGTGGTGAGCGTGGGATCGACCCCGACGGCGCACGCCACCGCTGAGCTGACCGGCGTCACGGAGGTTCGGGCCGGCAACTTCGTGTTCTTCGACCTGGTCATGGCCGGGATCGGGGTGTGCCGGGTGGCCGACCTTGCACTTTCAGTGGTGGTGACCGTGATCGGGCATCACGGCAACGAGGGGATCTTCACCGATGGCGGATGGATGGCCACCTCCCGCGACCGCGGCACCGCGCAGCAGGCGGTCGACCAGGGGTACGGGCTCGTTGCTGACATCGACGGAGTGCTGATCCCCGACCTGCTGATGGTCGGAGCCAGCCAGGAGCACGGCGTCCTCTCGATCCGACCAGGGAGCTCCCGAAGGCTGCCCCATCTGCCGATCGGGACCCGCCTGCGCATCCTGCCGAACCATGCGTGCGCCACCGCTGCCCAGCACAGCCGGTACCTCGTTCATCATGGTGGGAGCACCGACGTCGTCTCGCAGTGGCCGCGCCACAACGGGTGGTGA
- a CDS encoding dihydrofolate reductase family protein, whose protein sequence is MGRILFDTATTINGFIADEQNSLAWLFAVDGGEHPDEGLFPSGARVLVEGSTTYEWLLEHEDILAHPEKWREFHEDRPAFVFTTRDLPVPEGADVRFVSGSVADALPAIREAAGDGDIWVVGGGDLAGQFLDIGALDEIALSVAPVALPGGAPLLPRRIESDRLRLKSAAAVGQFARVVYEVQTG, encoded by the coding sequence ATGGGACGCATCCTCTTTGACACCGCGACCACCATCAACGGATTCATCGCTGACGAGCAGAACTCCCTGGCGTGGCTCTTCGCCGTCGACGGGGGTGAACACCCAGACGAGGGCCTGTTCCCCAGCGGCGCGCGCGTGCTGGTCGAAGGCTCGACCACGTACGAGTGGCTCCTCGAACACGAGGACATCCTCGCCCACCCGGAGAAGTGGAGGGAGTTCCACGAAGACCGACCCGCCTTCGTGTTCACCACCCGCGATCTGCCCGTGCCCGAGGGCGCCGACGTACGGTTCGTCTCTGGCTCCGTCGCCGACGCACTCCCTGCGATCCGGGAGGCAGCGGGCGACGGGGACATCTGGGTGGTCGGCGGAGGCGACCTCGCCGGCCAGTTCCTCGACATCGGTGCACTCGACGAGATCGCACTGTCCGTCGCACCGGTGGCACTGCCCGGTGGAGCGCCGCTGCTGCCACGCCGGATCGAATCCGATCGTCTGCGCCTGAAATCGGCCGCGGCCGTCGGGCAGTTCGCGCGTGTGGTGTACGAGGTGCAGACCGGCTGA
- a CDS encoding LacI family DNA-binding transcriptional regulator, whose product MPTIRDVARLAGVSMMTVSRVVNQRPQVSPGTRERVLAAMAELDYQVDLTAQQLRSGSSGTVALIVPRLDHAYFGQLGAIAADAVIDRGRHLVVEQSSASQEGELAALSLARLHQYDGAILSVVGLGNAEVNRIRDSLPVVLLGEKEVPARFDHVMMGNVSGARLATEHLLDRGARHVMIVGGRHGEPTDGMQSARTAGWVEAHQSRGVEVDPRLLLELEFIDTGVTRRTVARAVEQDPTIDAMFCVTDEVAIGALAGLADAGRRVPEDVRVVGFDNLRLGAHIGPGLTTIDPGNEWIITEAIRLLEARMSPSPPTAAEHLIAPVQLVERGSSR is encoded by the coding sequence ATGCCGACGATCCGCGACGTCGCACGGCTCGCGGGCGTGTCGATGATGACGGTCTCCCGCGTCGTCAACCAGCGCCCTCAGGTCAGCCCCGGCACGCGTGAGCGTGTGTTGGCAGCGATGGCCGAGCTGGACTATCAGGTCGATCTGACCGCGCAGCAGTTACGCTCGGGCTCGAGCGGCACGGTCGCGCTGATCGTGCCGCGACTGGACCACGCCTACTTCGGTCAGCTCGGCGCGATAGCGGCAGACGCCGTCATCGATCGTGGTCGTCACCTCGTGGTGGAGCAGAGTAGCGCCAGCCAGGAGGGGGAACTCGCCGCCTTGTCGCTGGCGCGGCTACATCAGTACGACGGCGCCATCCTCAGCGTGGTGGGGCTGGGCAACGCGGAGGTCAACCGGATCCGCGACTCGCTCCCTGTGGTGTTGCTCGGAGAGAAGGAGGTCCCGGCGCGCTTCGACCACGTCATGATGGGCAACGTCTCCGGCGCCCGCCTTGCGACGGAGCATCTCCTCGACCGGGGCGCACGGCACGTGATGATCGTCGGCGGCCGGCACGGTGAGCCCACCGACGGAATGCAGTCCGCACGCACTGCCGGCTGGGTGGAGGCACACCAATCACGCGGTGTGGAGGTCGATCCGCGATTGCTCCTGGAACTGGAGTTCATCGATACCGGGGTCACGCGCCGCACGGTGGCACGCGCGGTCGAACAGGATCCGACGATCGACGCGATGTTCTGCGTGACCGATGAGGTGGCCATCGGTGCACTCGCCGGATTGGCCGATGCGGGCCGTCGCGTACCCGAGGATGTCCGCGTGGTCGGCTTCGACAACCTCCGCCTAGGGGCGCACATCGGTCCGGGTCTGACCACGATCGACCCCGGGAACGAGTGGATCATCACCGAGGCCATCCGTCTGCTGGAGGCCCGGATGAGCCCTTCGCCCCCGACGGCGGCCGAGCACCTGATCGCGCCCGTTCAGTTGGTGGAGCGCGGGTCCTCCCGCTGA
- a CDS encoding LacI family DNA-binding transcriptional regulator — MVSDPDAVDRDGESVLRDAVPSPNSGPARGTVRNATIQDVADAAGVSKAAVSKVIRNAYGVSPKMRTRVEAAIARLDYRPRIAARAMRGTSYTLGIEIAQVSNEFLTMIVQGALDALAPTPYQLVVAPIRRPSEAGAALQSLADRQVDGIMAISPMVGESWLEDLSDRIPVVIIGRHDVSTHYDTVTGADRSGTDQVMTHLFDLGHRRITHLTTEAIHHETIINDPTNWHRSDLEPHSIRRAVYIDHMRRRGLDPQVTYTGGDELEAQTVTAELLTTNDPPTAIFAGNDTLAMGSLRAIAAAGLGPEDVSVVGYDDITMASHPMVSLTSVDQSGSQIGSEAVRLLLERIGGRTESVQVEEDVHLRVRRSTASPRQP; from the coding sequence ATGGTCAGCGATCCGGACGCCGTCGACAGAGATGGGGAGTCCGTGCTGCGCGACGCCGTGCCCTCACCCAACTCTGGCCCTGCGCGTGGGACAGTTCGGAACGCCACGATCCAGGACGTGGCAGACGCAGCAGGGGTCTCCAAGGCCGCCGTCTCCAAGGTCATCCGCAACGCCTACGGCGTGAGTCCGAAGATGCGGACCCGCGTGGAGGCGGCGATCGCGCGCCTGGACTACCGGCCCCGCATCGCCGCCCGGGCGATGCGCGGCACCTCGTACACGCTCGGAATTGAGATCGCCCAGGTGAGCAACGAGTTCCTCACCATGATCGTCCAAGGCGCCCTCGATGCTCTGGCTCCGACTCCCTATCAGTTGGTCGTGGCCCCCATCCGGAGACCGAGCGAGGCCGGCGCAGCATTGCAAAGCCTCGCCGATCGTCAGGTCGACGGGATCATGGCCATCTCGCCGATGGTCGGCGAGTCGTGGCTGGAGGACCTGAGCGACCGGATTCCCGTCGTCATCATCGGCCGCCACGACGTCTCCACGCACTACGACACGGTCACCGGGGCGGACCGTTCCGGCACGGATCAGGTCATGACGCATCTCTTCGACCTCGGGCACCGTCGCATCACACACCTGACGACGGAGGCCATCCACCACGAGACCATCATCAACGACCCCACGAACTGGCACCGGTCGGATCTGGAGCCACACTCCATCCGGCGCGCGGTCTACATCGACCACATGCGCCGTCGGGGACTGGATCCACAGGTGACGTATACAGGCGGTGACGAGCTCGAGGCCCAGACGGTGACCGCGGAACTGCTCACGACGAATGACCCGCCGACCGCCATCTTTGCCGGAAATGACACGCTGGCCATGGGCAGCCTCCGCGCGATCGCAGCAGCGGGACTCGGTCCCGAGGATGTCTCCGTCGTCGGCTACGACGACATCACGATGGCCAGTCATCCGATGGTCTCGCTCACCAGCGTGGACCAGTCCGGGTCGCAGATCGGGAGCGAAGCGGTCCGGCTCCTTCTGGAACGGATCGGGGGACGCACCGAATCGGTACAGGTGGAAGAAGATGTGCACCTGAGGGTGCGGAGGTCGACAGCGTCGCCTCGACAGCCGTAG
- a CDS encoding ABC transporter substrate-binding protein, with protein MNPSSFRRRRLGVGAASVAAAALVLSACSGGGSDDGSVEITFLSTSDEDNTALAEALIEAFEAENPDITVNLDGRPGGTEGDNLIKTRLATGEMAEVFNYNSGSLFQALNPDQNLLDLSDRPWVENLTDDFTSVVSTENGIYGGSYGSSFAGGIVYNGAIYDELGLEVPESWDDFMANNEEIAAAGYDPIVQTYGDTWTSQLFVLGDYANVHAADPEWAEQYTAHERFYADEPALAGFRHHQEAYESGYFNENYPSATFEDGGAMLAEGTGVHYPILTTILSSIRFNHPDAVEDMRFMAIPADDPANTSATIWQPDGLYVPNSVEGAERDAALAFVDFVTGPDACSVFIEAVNPTGPYVNGCELPADVPPLVQDVQSYFDAGNTAPALEFLSPIKGPNLENITVEVGSGIRDAEEAAANYDRDVENQARQLGLEGW; from the coding sequence ATGAACCCCAGCTCTTTCCGACGTCGTCGTCTCGGTGTGGGAGCCGCATCGGTCGCCGCCGCAGCGCTCGTACTGTCCGCATGCTCCGGTGGTGGCAGTGACGACGGCAGTGTCGAGATCACGTTCTTGTCCACGTCAGACGAGGACAACACCGCACTCGCAGAAGCGCTGATCGAGGCGTTCGAAGCCGAGAACCCGGACATCACCGTCAACTTGGACGGTCGGCCTGGAGGCACCGAGGGTGACAACCTCATCAAGACCCGGCTGGCCACGGGCGAGATGGCCGAGGTGTTCAACTACAACTCGGGATCGCTGTTCCAGGCGCTGAACCCCGACCAGAACCTGCTGGACCTGAGTGATCGACCCTGGGTGGAGAACCTGACCGACGACTTCACGAGCGTGGTGAGTACTGAGAACGGGATCTACGGCGGATCCTACGGAAGCTCGTTCGCCGGCGGCATCGTTTACAACGGTGCGATCTACGATGAGCTCGGTCTGGAGGTCCCTGAGTCGTGGGACGACTTCATGGCGAACAATGAGGAGATCGCTGCGGCGGGTTATGACCCGATCGTCCAGACCTATGGGGACACCTGGACCAGCCAGCTCTTCGTGCTGGGTGACTACGCGAACGTGCATGCGGCGGATCCGGAGTGGGCGGAGCAGTACACGGCGCACGAGCGCTTCTACGCCGACGAGCCGGCGCTCGCGGGATTCCGCCACCATCAGGAGGCCTACGAGTCCGGCTACTTCAACGAGAACTATCCGTCAGCGACCTTCGAGGACGGTGGCGCGATGCTCGCCGAGGGAACTGGCGTGCACTACCCGATCCTCACCACGATCCTCAGCTCGATCCGGTTCAACCACCCGGACGCCGTTGAGGACATGCGCTTCATGGCAATCCCGGCCGATGACCCGGCGAACACCTCGGCCACGATCTGGCAGCCGGACGGTCTGTACGTCCCGAACAGTGTCGAAGGTGCCGAACGCGACGCCGCGCTCGCATTCGTCGACTTCGTGACCGGACCCGACGCGTGCTCGGTCTTCATCGAGGCGGTCAACCCCACGGGTCCGTATGTGAATGGTTGCGAACTGCCGGCGGATGTGCCGCCGTTGGTGCAGGACGTGCAGTCGTACTTTGATGCGGGGAACACGGCGCCGGCGTTGGAGTTCCTCTCCCCGATCAAGGGCCCGAACCTGGAGAACATCACCGTCGAGGTCGGTTCCGGCATCCGGGATGCTGAGGAGGCTGCGGCGAACTATGACCGTGACGTGGAGAACCAGGCGCGTCAGTTGGGTCTCGAGGGCTGGTGA